The Chryseobacterium nakagawai genome has a segment encoding these proteins:
- a CDS encoding SDR family NAD(P)-dependent oxidoreductase, with protein sequence MIVLGSTSEVAQAFVEKALQEGEKFEKIYLFTSNRETTERFARHIDVKFLQQSEVIELDLMKEIDYNRFDYINSNVLFCAVGYLGEGTEEGLYDNKNTERIININYSKLIPVMNYFAHKFESRRSGTIIGLSSVAGDRGRQSNFIYGSAKAAFTAYLSGLRNYLFSKKVHVLTIKPGFMATKMTEGLPLNPKLTATPKQAAACIYKAFKKQKNVAYVLPIWSIIMMIIRNIPEFIFKKLKL encoded by the coding sequence ATGATAGTTCTGGGAAGTACATCTGAAGTGGCACAGGCTTTTGTGGAAAAAGCACTTCAGGAAGGAGAAAAGTTTGAAAAAATCTATCTTTTTACCTCAAATAGAGAAACTACAGAAAGGTTTGCAAGACATATTGATGTAAAATTTCTGCAGCAGTCCGAAGTAATAGAACTGGATCTGATGAAAGAAATAGATTATAACAGATTTGATTATATCAATTCAAATGTATTATTTTGTGCCGTAGGATATTTAGGCGAAGGAACAGAGGAAGGATTGTATGATAATAAGAATACAGAGCGTATCATTAATATCAATTACTCTAAGCTGATTCCGGTAATGAATTATTTTGCCCATAAATTTGAAAGCAGAAGATCAGGAACAATCATCGGGCTTTCATCAGTGGCAGGAGATCGTGGAAGACAGAGTAATTTTATTTACGGAAGTGCAAAGGCTGCTTTTACAGCATATCTGAGTGGACTCAGAAATTATCTTTTTAGTAAAAAAGTGCATGTACTGACCATAAAACCTGGGTTTATGGCGACTAAAATGACAGAAGGTCTGCCCTTAAATCCTAAATTAACGGCAACGCCCAAGCAGGCAGCAGCTTGTATTTATAAAGCGTTCAAAAAACAGAAGAATGTGGCATATGTTTTGCCGATTTGGAGTATTATCATGATGATTATCAGGAATATCCCTGAGTTTATATTTAAAAAATTAAAGCTTTAA
- a CDS encoding HAD family hydrolase, whose product MKKLYCFDFDGTLTYKDTMFMYLKFYDSTKYRIQFLKHVPLFILLKLKLAETEKVKKSFIGSILKGQSQEKIELKSKQFFELHYPKIVRENALDFIQNIDRDHTQSLLVTASLDIWVKPFAEVLKMQLISTRAEFKNGVFTGNFIGKNCNGKEKLVRIKEQIHDSRYDKIIAFGDTSGDKPMLKWANEGHYQFFH is encoded by the coding sequence ATGAAAAAGTTGTATTGTTTTGATTTTGACGGAACCCTTACGTATAAGGATACTATGTTTATGTATCTTAAATTTTACGATTCTACAAAATATAGAATACAATTTTTAAAGCATGTACCGCTTTTTATCCTATTGAAGCTTAAATTGGCAGAAACGGAGAAAGTGAAGAAAAGCTTTATCGGATCTATTTTAAAGGGACAGAGTCAGGAAAAAATAGAATTAAAATCCAAACAATTCTTTGAATTGCATTACCCCAAAATTGTAAGGGAAAATGCACTGGATTTTATTCAAAATATCGATAGGGATCATACACAAAGTTTATTGGTAACGGCTTCTTTGGATATTTGGGTAAAACCTTTCGCCGAAGTGTTGAAAATGCAGCTTATTTCTACGCGGGCGGAGTTTAAGAACGGTGTCTTCACAGGAAACTTCATTGGAAAAAATTGCAATGGTAAAGAAAAACTGGTACGAATAAAAGAACAAATTCACGATTCCAGATATGATAAAATTATTGCATTCGGGGATACTTCTGGGGATAAGCCAATGTTGAAGTGGGCAAATGAGGGACATTACCAATTTTTTCACTAA
- a CDS encoding cysteine desulfurase family protein → MDKIYLDNAATTPLAEEVIDAMVGTMKMNFGNPSSTHSFGQEAKILIENVRRQVADYLHVTPAEIIFTSCGTESNNMIIKSSVEHLGVERIISSPLEHKCVSESILDMKARKGVEVNYIRPNEKGDIDLNKLEELLKASDKKTLVSLMHANNEIGNLMDLKKVAELCKEHKALFHSDTVQTMAHMNLDFSDIPVDFASCSAHKFHGPKGSGFAYIRKSTGLKGIITGGPQERSLRAGTENVCGIVGLGKALELSLDHMNEYTQHMQEIKDYTIERLSAEVRGIKFNGRSAEKENSLYTVLSALLPYKNPLIGLQLDMKGIAISQGSACSSGASKPSMVMMMVLSEDEMDHCTPLRISFSHMTTKADIDALVDALKEISKDYAIEKTNVEHR, encoded by the coding sequence ATGGATAAAATATATTTAGATAATGCAGCAACCACTCCGCTTGCAGAAGAAGTGATCGATGCAATGGTTGGTACGATGAAGATGAACTTCGGAAATCCGTCTTCAACTCATAGCTTTGGACAGGAAGCCAAAATCCTTATTGAAAATGTAAGAAGACAGGTTGCAGACTATCTTCATGTAACTCCTGCTGAAATCATTTTCACTTCCTGTGGAACAGAATCCAATAATATGATTATCAAATCCTCGGTAGAGCATCTTGGAGTAGAAAGAATCATCAGCTCGCCTTTGGAACATAAATGTGTTTCTGAAAGTATTCTGGATATGAAAGCGAGAAAAGGAGTAGAAGTAAATTATATCCGCCCTAATGAAAAAGGAGATATTGATCTTAATAAATTAGAAGAATTATTAAAAGCTTCAGATAAAAAGACTTTGGTAAGTTTAATGCATGCCAATAATGAGATTGGTAACCTTATGGATCTTAAAAAAGTAGCTGAGCTTTGTAAAGAGCACAAAGCCCTTTTCCATTCGGATACGGTACAGACGATGGCTCACATGAATCTTGATTTCTCAGATATTCCTGTAGATTTCGCTTCATGTAGTGCGCACAAGTTTCATGGACCAAAAGGTTCAGGCTTTGCTTACATCAGAAAATCAACAGGTTTAAAAGGAATTATTACCGGAGGACCTCAGGAAAGAAGTCTGAGAGCAGGAACTGAAAATGTTTGTGGTATTGTAGGATTGGGTAAAGCTTTAGAGCTTTCTCTGGATCATATGAACGAATATACCCAGCATATGCAGGAAATCAAGGATTACACTATTGAAAGATTATCTGCTGAAGTTAGAGGGATAAAATTCAATGGAAGGAGTGCTGAAAAAGAAAACAGTCTTTATACGGTTTTAAGTGCATTATTACCTTATAAAAACCCATTAATTGGTCTTCAACTGGATATGAAAGGAATTGCTATTTCTCAGGGAAGTGCATGTTCTTCCGGAGCTTCCAAGCCTTCAATGGTGATGATGATGGTCCTTTCTGAGGACGAAATGGATCATTGTACACCGTTACGTATTTCTTTTAGTCATATGACTACAAAGGCTGATATAGACGCATTAGTAGATGCTTTAAAAGAGATTTCAAAAGACTATGCTATAGAAAAAACTAATGTTGAGCATAGATAG
- the trxA gene encoding thioredoxin: protein MALEITDSSFQDTVLKSDKPVLVDFWAVWCGPCRTLGPIIEEVASDFEGKAIVGKVDVDNNQEISMQYGIRNIPTVLIFKNGEVVDKLVGVAPKEVIAEKLSAHL from the coding sequence ATGGCTTTAGAAATTACAGACAGCTCATTCCAGGATACGGTTTTAAAATCAGATAAACCAGTTTTAGTAGACTTCTGGGCAGTATGGTGTGGACCTTGCAGAACGTTAGGACCAATCATCGAGGAAGTAGCATCAGATTTTGAAGGGAAAGCAATAGTAGGGAAAGTGGATGTAGACAACAACCAGGAGATTTCAATGCAGTATGGTATTAGAAATATCCCTACCGTTCTTATTTTTAAGAACGGAGAAGTAGTAGATAAATTAGTAGGTGTGGCTCCAAAAGAGGTAATCGCTGAAAAACTAAGCGCTCACTTATAA
- a CDS encoding phosphatidylinositol-specific phospholipase C domain-containing protein encodes MKKYIFGAAFCMTALLQAQNQCKNPAINQLQIVGTHNSYAQPADPKVLDMVNPIIKGMMQKYDSMMSEEQKAKFKEYHPNGMDIKEGLNYNHPDFTEQLNANLRGLEIDVYYDPEGNRFSHPASYEALKAKGITDLAPFNTQGLDQPGFKVLHMADIDFRTHYPTLKDALTTLKIWSDQHLGHTPVFMMIEAKDSGFPILENSTKVLPFDKKAYDDLDAEIVKYLGKDKIITPKEVQGKYSTLKEAVTHNNWPKLNDSKGKFIFMLLPGSAGTLSSKNNPYLINDSLKERVMFLNSEPDDSFAGFILRDNAIVRQKEIQELVKQGYIVRTRSDIETYEAKVNDFTRSKAAFSSGAQIISTDFFHPGNTYGTPYFVQPPQGKDYFNNPVNTSCK; translated from the coding sequence ATGAAAAAGTATATATTTGGTGCTGCATTTTGTATGACAGCATTATTACAGGCACAGAATCAATGTAAAAATCCAGCGATCAACCAATTGCAGATTGTGGGAACTCACAATTCATATGCTCAACCGGCAGATCCCAAAGTATTGGATATGGTGAATCCAATCATTAAAGGAATGATGCAAAAATATGATAGCATGATGTCTGAAGAGCAAAAAGCAAAGTTCAAAGAATATCACCCTAACGGAATGGATATAAAAGAAGGATTGAACTACAACCATCCGGATTTCACAGAACAACTCAACGCTAATCTTCGCGGCTTGGAGATAGACGTTTATTATGATCCGGAAGGTAACAGATTCAGTCATCCTGCCTCATATGAAGCTTTAAAAGCAAAAGGAATAACAGATTTAGCTCCTTTCAATACCCAAGGACTGGATCAGCCTGGGTTTAAAGTATTGCACATGGCTGATATTGATTTCAGAACTCATTATCCCACTTTAAAAGACGCACTTACTACTCTTAAAATATGGTCTGATCAACATCTAGGGCATACTCCGGTTTTTATGATGATTGAAGCAAAAGATTCAGGATTTCCTATTCTTGAAAACAGCACGAAGGTTTTACCATTTGATAAAAAGGCTTACGATGATCTGGATGCTGAAATTGTAAAATATTTGGGAAAGGATAAAATCATTACCCCAAAAGAAGTCCAGGGAAAATACAGCACATTAAAAGAAGCAGTTACCCATAATAACTGGCCAAAACTGAATGACAGCAAAGGGAAATTCATCTTTATGCTGCTACCCGGAAGTGCAGGAACCTTATCCTCTAAAAACAATCCTTATCTCATCAATGACTCATTAAAAGAAAGAGTCATGTTTCTGAACAGTGAACCCGATGATTCTTTCGCTGGTTTCATATTACGGGATAATGCCATTGTTAGGCAAAAAGAAATTCAGGAACTGGTAAAGCAGGGGTACATCGTAAGAACAAGGTCAGATATTGAGACCTATGAAGCCAAGGTCAATGATTTTACCCGGTCCAAAGCAGCCTTTAGCAGCGGTGCACAGATTATTTCTACCGATTTTTTTCATCCGGGAAATACTTACGGTACTCCTTATTTTGTACAGCCTCCTCAGGGAAAAGACTATTTTAATAATCCTGTCAATACTTCATGTAAGTAA